One window of Gavia stellata isolate bGavSte3 chromosome Z, bGavSte3.hap2, whole genome shotgun sequence genomic DNA carries:
- the TMEM267 gene encoding transmembrane protein 267: MVFAMASETEKAHALLQTFSTASVISSLGLGIFCFVADRLLQFSFIQQNDWLRAFSDNAVHGILGMWSWAIVIGLRKKSDFTEVTLAGFLASVIDVDHFFLAGSLSLKAALNLPQRPLLHCSTVIPVVALTLKFIMHLFRLKDSWCFLPWMLFISWTSHHIRDGIRHGLWICPFGKTPPLPYWLYVAITASLPHLCSFIMYLTGTRELMSIKHGIRIDV; encoded by the exons ATGGTTTTTGCCATGGCATCCGAGACTGAAAAGGCCCATGCTCTTCTCCAAACTTTCAGCACAGCTTCAGTTATTTCTAGTCTAGGTTTGGGAATATTCTGCTTTGTAGCAGACAGACTTCTGCAGTTTTCCTTCATTCAGCAAAATGACTGGCTCCGAGCCTTCTCTGATAATGCAGTGCATGGTATACTAGGAATGTGGTCCTGGGCAATAGTGATTGGACTCAGGAAGAAAAGTGACTTCACTGAGGTCACTCTGGCTGGCTTCCTCGCCTCTGTCATTGATGTGGACCACTTCTTTCTTGCTGGCTCCCTCTCGTTAAAG gcTGCTCTGAATCTTCCACAGAGACCACTTCTTCATTGTTCTACTGTGATTCCTGTTGTGGCTCTGACATTAAAGTTTATTATGCACCTTTTCAGGCTTAAGGACTCATGGTGCTTTCTTCCCTGGATGTTGTTCATATCCTGGACTTCTCATCACATCCGTGACGGGATTCGTCATGGCCTCTGGATCTGCCCGTTTGGAAAAACTCCTCCTTTGCCATATTGGCTCTATGTGGCAATTACAGCATCTTTACCTCATCTATGTTCATTTATTATGTATTTAACGGGCACTAGAGAATTAATGTCTATAAAACATGGAATCCGCATTGATGTATAA